A segment of the Epinephelus fuscoguttatus linkage group LG23, E.fuscoguttatus.final_Chr_v1 genome:
CTCCAGCGTGGGGCATGCTGACTGAAATCTACTATAGATAATACTCAATCCCATttcaaaaatctgaactatccctttaaagaaaGCACCTTTcgtcttgtttttgttatttggcCAAGTCCAGGGCTGTGGTTGCAGCAGTTTTCTTTAAAGCTGGGGAAATCGATGGTCACCATATATTATTTTACATGTATATAGCTTGTTGAAATTGCACTCTTTCAAATCACAATATGGATGCAGCTTTAGTCTTAGCATACATTTGCTCTGCCATTTTTCATCACtaccctctttttcttttcttttattctttctgTCTTCATCTGTCAGCCTGTCCCAGTGTGTGGAGACCACAGAATTTTCCGTCTTTTTCTTCtgtgtcctcctcttcctcctcatcctcagctCCTGTCAGCTCCTTCCCTTCTATTCCTCCACCGCCTCCTGCTTCCAGACAGCCCAAAGCCCGTCTCACCTCTGTGGGCGAGACAGGCTCTGCCCTCACCAGGCCCACCAGCCTGCCGTCTGCCCCTGAGACAGGTACAGGGACAGTTCCTGTCAGAGGCTTTCAGTTTCTACACCTGTTACTGTGCCTTTACTTGTGTTTATCCCTCCATCTTTCCCTGTTCTTTTCCCCTTCTCCTTATTTATTCCAGCTTCCTGGCAGAGTGAATGGAGGCCTCCTAAATCTCAGGCCCCTCTAGCACAGCCTGCCCTCTCTCCTAAGTTTCTGCATCCCTCTGCCAATGATCCTGGACAGCCTGCAGTACTGCAGAGACAGCAGACAGAGACGCTATGTAAAGCTGCTCTACCTTTAACCCATCTCAAGCCTGATATCCTCCTGTTATTCAGCCTCAGCCTCCCTGCTGCACTCATGTGTCCTTTCATTCATGTTCTCTGTTTTTATCTAAACCCAGAGCCTCCTCTGCTGTGCTAACGTCTCATTTGCTAATATGTTGCTTTGATTCCTCCGCACTGATTAAGCATTCACATGAGTTTAGATGGACTATGCCCATGCATTACTTAAAGACTCAGACTGATTCAGGTTTTCTCACATGCTGTATGTAATCCACTGCTGGATATTCATGCTCTGAGCAGTTGGTGTgaataacacattttatataCACATCCCACATGAGAACAATCTCCTTGACAAATTAAAGGGTAAATCTGGTGATGTTCTGTACCCTTCTTCTTGTCAACAACTCTCATGTGCAGAGCCACAACAACAATGCATTGACCTACTAAGTATTGTGTGTGACTATCAAAGCCTGATATGTCcccttcctctgtgccacagagctccTTTGTTGTCTAGtaactgttaaaaacacatcagtgagctaCACTGTTGTACTGGGTTACATGCTCCCTCATTATTATGAACACACAGTGTAGTTTATTCTGACTCAATCACTACAACacctgaaaatagtcccaaacaaTTGCATAATTTCCTCCCGTTAttgcaattattatttttttttaaatacagtgtcCAGCCATTGTAGGAAATTATTTAgcattattaaaaatgaaactatttatttatttatttattgtatctgtttttaaagatttatatcttcagtaggaaccaaCACAAGTTGCTTTTACATACATCATGTGAACAAACGAATGCCCCAgcaacatattttctttctatgTTAATGCACTCTCAGATATTATAAAACAGGCAGCAGAATTCCCTGTCTAATAAATTAAGTAACtgatgagaatgtgtttgtgGACACACTGTAAGAAGCGGGAAGGGCATTGTCGCTTTTTTGTAATGGTTTTGTCATGTCTGCATAAGTCTGCAAGGAACAACAACGGCTAAGttcagtatttttcttttttttaaattgggctctattttctcatgttttgtgtctaagtgactaatgggaagaacaatttttgaaattggtccagtactgagcaagAGCACTGCAGCaggcaacaacaaaacaggctgTAATTTAACCACAAGGGGCAATTGTGCACTGTTAATGTACATTGActcaaagtgcttgtttttgccactgatagcCTCAGATTAGTATTATGAGTGTttgacaacattattgaaaggatGTTGACAGAGGTAGACGTTCTTGATaagatcttttttgtttaactagaaacagccctgaaatcgctATCACTGTACCCACCAGATTTCTTTTaaagaaacagtaattttagcttgtatacagccagcatattttcacatcgtAATGGATGATTTAGGGGtttattttagtcaaaccaAAGTCGATGATATTTGAttcagtggaaagacaaaccaagacagcttttatgagttttattttgctcctgtcgactttgaatgaagtttgttttacaatgataaaatttctgtttatttaaatggaatctGGTGGATCTGGCTTAAGTGAATTAGGTCTGTTTTTGATTAAACAAAAGGACCTTACACTTTagcaaaaaggtctgtctctataggggtcctttccataatgttgtcagacacttagaataacaatctgaacctgtcagtggcaaaaccaaacaatggacgtaaattgatggttcaaacaaaaatatgggaaatagggtccaggttgaaaaatgtaCCCTTTAATGTTACAGACTTCTATCTCCAAATGACACAAAAGCATTACTTGTACATACTGGTTCCCAACCCCCACTATTGGGTTGCCaaaggccttcttgattttaaggggtgtaaaaaaaatgttttaaaagataTAAACATTGGGCCTTTATCTcagcattttattcatttccGTGAtgtaaactaaattaaattgtaATTTTTGAAGTCCAGATTATTCAAGGTCTAAACTTAAAAATTACACAATTATAACGACCAAAGAGATGATAGAATGATGGCCGAGCCTCAGGGATGTATGAttgttaaagttaaaaaaagttAAGAAAGCAATGTCAAATACTCCATGTCTTGACAAGAGCTTAAGAAAACTTATAATGTTAGCCTTTCAAATGATAATTAAGTTATTACAGCGGCTAAACAAATCTCGTTTTTGCCCTCTCTGTATAATTAACCTGTGGCAGCCTTCACATTAATATGACAGCGTTCAATTCAGACCTCTGCGTTGGGGTTGTTACAGAAATGTTACTGGGTCTGATCTACTGTGACTTCAATTGTGACTCCTACAGAAAAAGTGAATTAtgcaaacatgaaaacaaaatgtaaaattgcCAACATGATTCAGCAGGTTCATGTTTGAAAAGGGTGTACAGAAATAATCTTTTCACTTCCTGGGCCCAAACtgtgtccatcccattcttatATGGTGTTTTTTGCCTCTGGTTCCTCTTATGCTGCTTCTGTTGGTCCTTTTCCAAGTACTGCACTACCTGCTCTCTCTGTCATCTCTCTGTTAGTGACTGCTACAAGAACTAACACTGGAAAAAATGCCTGCTGAACTGATTTTGGAAAGCACTCTTTAGTTATGTGTCACTGATATTCCACCTTCCTTTCCCTCCACTCTGccctctttcttctcctccttcccaTCATCCCTCTGCCCTATTCTGTTTCCTCCCTGTCAGCTTCATTCTCTCTGCCCACTGGTCAGTCTATGGAGCAGAAAGCCCAGGGAGGGGCTGGATTTGTTCCTTCCTTGAGACCCCAGGTCACCCCTGCAATAGAGTCTTCTTTAAGTCCTCCCTTTGCTCCTGTGCTCTTTGGGCCTCCTTCCTCTCAGCCTCATATAGCCCAAACTGCCATAACCTCACACAGTGACCAAGATGCAGGTACAGAATCAGAAAGGAGCAATGATCCACATTGTTCCTACTTGATTAGAATTAGCACTGAGTGACTCAATCCCATCACTATACAAGCACATGTCTCCCCCTTCTGGTTGTTTGCATTAAAGCAGCTAAACACTTGATTCTACACAGGTAAAAAGTCACTGTTTATGCTGTGCTGGTGTGGTGGCATATGAACATCATCTTTCAACTTACTATATGTGATCTCTTCTatgcttttcttttgttttagagTTCAAAAGACAGTTGAGTACGCTGAGTGAGGAGGACAACCAGTGTACAACACCTACAAGTGAGTGTGGACACAAAATGCAGTGCAGAATAATAAGTGACACCTATATGCGTTGACTACATGGCTAACTCTATATAATTATATGTTGTTCAGGCCCTGATCCCAGAGCGCCAGCCAGCTGGAGGCCAGAGCTGTCCAGGGCCTCAGAACGGAAAAGAGATGCACATTTTGGAATCGAGGTTGTTAAGGCAACAGCAGGGTGAGTAAATAGAAAAGGCTGCCTTTAATCAGGTTTGGTGTTTCTTAATAAATGGTGTGGTTGGCATGGCTGTAAAGGAATAGTCCACCCTCAGGTACTCCAACACTGTTAATGACATCAATTTGTGGCATCAGATGGATTAAAAGAGCAGTTTTCTCATAACAGCTGAGAATACCCTCAGCTGTTGGTGGAGCTGCCATGAGCAAACTCTATTCACTGATGAAGAACATCGTGGTCATCGGGCTGAAAGGACTCAAAAAAGTAGGAGGACCTTGATTTGGTATTGTTTTGTCAAAAGTTCTTACTTATTTACaaagtatttttcaaaataaaaggaagaaAGTGcttaatgaaaatatttaagcATGAAagatgtaacaggcagaatAGTGACAAACACCAGAGCAACAAAATGGAGTtgataaaacagaaacaagatCAACAATAGACAAAATGATCACCTAAGAAGAGGGATTCTGTGAATCTTGTGAAGGTTTTTGAAAAAGACAGCTGATCTGGAAAATGTATCCAAAGTTAAGGGGAGAAGCAAatattttgtctctctttattTTAAGCCAACATCTGGGAATAACCAGGAGACACGGAGTAGCTCACCTGAGGGATTATTAGTTCTTATAAGTACATGAGGACCCAATTTAATCTTTGGAAAAAGCCTGACTGCATAAGATTCTTGATATGAAATGAAACATCCAGAGAAGAATTAAATGTGACAGCTAAATTCTAGAGTATATAGAGAATATTCTAAAGTGTACATCTTAATATTTtagtttaaagttaaagttcaaCTTTGTTATTTTTCATCCTGGACcccattttctcatgtttttgtgtcagagtAACTAATATGAacaacttttgaaattggtccttTATTGAGCAACAGTGCTGCAGCTACGTAGCAgtacagtaattttagcatgtatagagccagcGTATTTTCGCACCTTACtaggtgaattaagggtttattttaacctaaccagagctggtgattctTGGAACAGTTAAAAGATGAACTAAAATggcttttatgatttttttttttttttttcatttctctcaactttgaatgaagtgtgttttacgatgttaaaattactgtttatttaaatggagtctggtgtgtttgagAATGGTGATTTTAagactgtttctgtttttaaaaaaaggatcttactctttaacaggTCTATCTCAGTAGGGATCCCTTCCATAATGTTTGTAGATACTAATaccaatctgagcctgtcagtggcaaaaacaaacactttaagtggtgcacaattgcccacAGGGATTACATTGCAACCTGTTTCACTGTGACTAGCTGCAGCGCTCTCACTCAAAaatggaccaatttcaaaaactgttgtttccatttgtcacttagacacaaaaatgtaagaagatagggcccaggttgaaaaagaCAGAAGTTAAAGACAGACTGCTGCTCGGTCTTTTGAGCACTCTCAGGGCCAATAATAAGGGCCTCCGTTTAGTTTGAACTCATAGAGTCCAGGCAGGGGTTTAGGCTATTTGAACTGCCAagatcatagactgtatgtaaagatggacgacatgttTCCGCTTACCCCCACTGTACAGAGGTGAAGATAGATTATCCCGGatatggctgctgccatcttgctgtGGTGGACATAATTCGAAGTCAGAGTCTACAGTACAGTAGCGATCTCCATGACACCAATTTTCCCGCCCATACTCCCGTGCGACCAATCTTGAGCAGTGCCACTTGAAGCAAGTCCACCGATTGGCTCACTtagttgtcagtcatgttgtaaaCTCCCTGTTTTCTAGCATTAAATAACTAATtcaaaccaaacttatcagaaaaaacaaatacttgAACGTACAGCAGAGTGATAAAAACTAccttaaagccgctacaaggaacttttaactggatatgcaaaagtctctcgtttctgctgatgtctgtgtgtgacctacaacagcaaatgagaccatcggtgtgaagataagctatttctatatagtgtatatccatacctttaggaaactgtgtccgGGTCCACcgcaggtcgcttccaggacgaagcgatttacggcactcagacggcacacttcatcttacctagctgcttacatttagttACCCTTATAAATAGttgctattcctcctcctcgacctgACATCCgtggggagttaaaatagcagcaatcattgggtaaaagttctgtgaaagcactgaactcaccaacagtcagccacgtctcagtcacacagagaaaatccaatcctcgggtcaggaaagtcaggaaatccttcaggataaacgttttgttcgctagcgatccagcatttaccagcccaatcctggcaggagccggcgggtccacggcgttagctgtccggggagccacacacagaggccgcaggttgcgcagattcaccccgcgccagcgggGATGAGGAGAGCAGGGACCGCAGGGCTGGGACACCTCATCcaggccgacgacaggtaccagccaggcgtcgacagggtccagcgagtgccgagaaataaagaggcgaggcaccgctccatactcagtccaagaagccgtggaagtgctcgccaaacaggccttcagccttaccagctgactgctgcgtttaccccggcggcagtgccgcttacgccggagaggtggagctggggcgagGCAGAGGCGAGCCGGGATCCctgataggagcgggggcaaagttttcccgtcttgttgtttcattcatccccaaaacaaacacatgcgcgagccagatAAGCGTCTTTACTAGAATATgtgctagagctcatgggaaatgtaggcatcattccagcaaaacactactgcttttgtccacagggtcgccaaaatcaactcaaaatgaaagttccttgtaggggctttaaatgacaaaaaacatctttgggaaaaatttctttgatgtgtactttgagctttTAGTTTGGCCGATGTgccatccactaacatggagaACACAGGCTTTTTGACCTGTACTGcaaccagccaccagggggtgatcGAAATGTTTCTGCTTCACTCACGGTGACTTGTCATGTCCATTTCtgcatacagtctatggttgagATCACCAGAGTGACAGCACAGGTGAAAACTGTCTGTATAAAAGTGGAAGTATACATAAAGCTTCCATTTGTGATTTTCTAGTACATGTTCAAGAGATATTTTCACCAGCCCCTGTGAACACTTGAGGGTGTAGTGTGAAATCATTTGGTTGCTGGTTCCACTGGTGTGCACAACATTTATAAATTTCCATGTGTATACTTAATGACATGTGCAATGAACCTGTCCAAAAACCTGGAAATACAAAGCTCTTTGCTACTACATGAGTTTAACAGTGTTAGAGCATTTAGGAGtagatttttatatatatatatatatatatatatatataaaatttcaATCAAACATTAATTGCGCTGCATGTATATATTACTAACAAGTTTTGCTGTGTAATTATACATGGCAACAAGTAATTTCCACAGTGCACATGATACTGTAGTCTGTATAGACctattttacttgagtaaaataGGTCTATATCTTTATTCAAAGTCAAAGAAGACACTGACTGATTATAAAGTGTGCTGAGAGATACAGTCACAgtcagatacatttttttattcagactttttaatttaaacagacATGGGTTTGTATTGCTGTGCTCTCCACTGACAGCCGTTATGGATAGTATTAAATGGTGGTTTGTGTGCTTCTAGTGTGTTGGAACAGGCAGCCTGCCGTATGTTTTATTCCTCTTTTTGCGGATTGCAGTATTACTGGGATGTCAGCAACAAGCTCTTTAAGCTCTCTGTCCATCAAAGAATACCTCTGAATCTAAGGCTAAGTAAGGTTGGGCTAAGAAGAAGTTAAAGCTGATTTATCCTAACTCATCCCAGTAACTGGAGGCAAATATATTCTAGGGCTTTGGTCAATACTAAAATTCGACACAGAATACTTTCTACAGGGAAGGGTTGTACCTGGAATTTCCCTGGCAGACCTGATTTTTCCCTCCAACAAATAAAAGATAGTGAGCCTGAGCAGACAGCAAATGATGTGAATTAAAACCAAGCAATTTTTTTATATGATCACTGAATATTGACTCACTATACTGTGAAAAGGTTGCTAGTAAACCCACTCTGAAGCTTTGTGCAGTTTCCAGATAATAGTTTTGGTTTGTTGGTAGGCATATAGGCATGCACAGCTACCTTTAGTTCACAAGCTCATTCATTGGTTATACTGTATGTTACCTGGCCATTGTAAAATGGTGGAGCCAAGTAAATGCATGGCTGGTGAAGAGCCAAATCTTATTTTCAGCAGCAAGTAGTCTGGAAATGGTAGACTTTGATTTGACCCCAAAGGAATGCCCATTTTGCTATGTTTTTGTTGGATGTTATCTGtaaagcccagacacaccaaactgatatCAAAGAACAAATGGTAATGAAGGCTGACTATTACATCTCCTGATGCTGCCTGTGCATTGCAAAACCACGGCCAACGACCAACTCGCCTGTacgttctgtgcctgtgtgagaggaaataactccctacagcagcaggcagcggtactctatttgtcattcaaaaagggaaactggaagatggacaggatggattcaaggcACTAGTTAACCAGTTAgtacattaacaacacaacccaatgttgaaagaacaaattacGTTTACCATGCGCTATtgaacattaacacaaacaattaagaatcgtttctgctaaagagctttatggctaaaaaataatcttacctcatataagaagtttgttttgatctgttACTCGACTTCAGCCATCTTCTTGCTtttctcacttctgtttctcatCGTGTGCATGGAGCTGAACTTCCACTCAAAATGATTTCTTTCACCGACACTGAATGAACAAGCTGAATTAGCCAAAAACAGGCAACAAGAGCCAACTCGTGCCAATGGTGCGTAACACACTCCAAAAACTAAGGCGACAAATGCTCACCGACAGCTTGACGATGACAAACGGTcgactgtcagcttggtgtgttaGGGACTTTACAAATTGGGTAGGCCCATAAGGCTTGAGCTTGTTTTGGAGATCTACTTTATTTCCTCTAGTGGTCTTACAACacttagtgcagctttaaaaagtCCCTATCCACACAAGCGTCACAAAGTCATTAAGACAGCTATTGTAGTAAAGCATGTTTTGGCATGCATTTGCCATTAACTGGTTAGGCTTTGATAAGCAGCTTTTGCTTAGATACCTTATcttacaaagaaacaaactCACCATTTGCTTGGCTTGAAAGCACTTGTGGGAATGTTTGAAATAATTCTAGGTTAAACAGGAAACTCTTACATTAAATTGAAAACTCTGTTGCACACAAAGGCGGAAATAACAGGTTTGCAAAAATCCCAAAATTATTCCTTTAtttttcacagtgaaatttgGTAAAGCAAGACCCTGATGCCCTTTGTTTCAGCAATGCAAAATGTGTTATTGTGCTGctttttcagctgtgtgtgaaaTTGCCTAGCACACAGGATTTCTGTTGAAATTTAAACACAAAGCAACTTAGTCAGAGTCATGTTGATGTAGAAAGTGATCTGGCAGTGTTGTTTCAATGTATTATTTTTACAAAGGCTTCTGCTGCTTGGCAAGACCTGGTTATTCCTTTTGTGATTTATCACAAAACGCCTGTTTGGTTTGTGAGTCTGGTTTGAATCTCCTGTTGTACATTTTTGACATCTATAGTGTTTGTAGTTCCATGTAATATTGCTCATTTGCTTGTGTGCTGTTAAGTGGAATTCTCTGAGTAGGACCTGGATGTGGACTGCATTACTGCGGTGAAGACTTTCCTTACATCATAACTCTGATCTTAATTTGTTTGTCCCTCAGACCTGAGAGCATGGCCTCACTTCTGCCCCCTAGCCAAAGAAACCCCGTAGCCCCAGGGCTAAAATATTTTGAGATGCCAAAAACACAGATGGATCAAACAGAATCAAGGCCAGGAAGGACGTTCCCTAACATCCAGCCAACATTTCCTCCCTTTACCTCTGCATCTAAGCAAAACCCTGATTTTCAAGATTCCACATCTGCTTCAGTCAAGGAGCCTTTGGTTAACCCAAGAAGTCACTTGTCCAAGATGTCCATTCAGTTAGGGAATCCAATAGCCCAACCAGAGTCTGCTCAGCATCTACCCCTTTCTCCTTCCAACCCCCAACCTACTAGATCACTTCAGGAACCTTTGTTGCACTTACCTCAGACTGCTACAACCACTGACACAAAACCGCTACGAAGGATAGGAGTGGCTCATAAAAAAGAAGCAGTAGCTATGGATTCAGGGTAAGTGTAGCATGGCGCTCAGTAAAATCCCCATTCTATGGTCTAGGTTCAATGTTAACATTCGCAGTATAAAAGTAAATCATGATATTTAAAGATAAGTAAATTTCATTTAGGCATTTTTGAACAACTTTCTACAACACTTGAGTCGTTTGTTTTGACGTGAATCTTTGGTATACTTTACTCCTTCAGAAATGAGAGCATGGCTGCCTCAGTGTCATCTTATCTCAAAGACACCAATTCTGCTTTTGCTCCAATGGTGATCAACAAAACACCTGAAACTCAGTCTGGAGAACAGTCCATTGCGAAAAACTCACAGTGGAAGAAGCCGCAAAGAGACACTCAAAAAATAAGCCCTGCAGTTCCAATACCTGTTATGGACGAGAAAACTTTATGCAACATGACTGCCTCAAACCAAGTCACTTCAAGATTGGACTCCGATTTGGGGTTTTTCTCAGCGCAGCAGACCACAACAGATAATTTATCAAAACAAAGAGAAGACCTTAAGGTGGATTTTGCTTTGTTTCCCACAAAAAGCTTTGTTGTACATGGTTTGGACCCAGAACAATGTATGAAGAAAGGGAGAACTGACAATGTGGCTGGGTCTATGGATAAGAGACCATTGAGTGAAAGAGATAGGTTAGTTAAAAAGGAACTTGTTTTACCAAGCTCTGAAGTCAGTATAGAAGAAAAGTGTACGTACATATCTAAGGTGGAACTTGGTCTGTTGTGTCCAACAGGGAGTACTTTTTCTCATTCAACGTCTTCTGCACAGCCTCAAGTTCAACTTAAACGAACAGTGGGGATGCCAAGTATGATTAAGTTACAATCAGTCTGCCCACAATGTTCCAAGATTCCTGGCATGCCATCTTTACGTCAGTCACAAGTTTTAGCATGGTCTAATGAGAGAAGTTTATTCTTTCAGAAGTTATCCAGCGACAGATTTCCATTACTCCTGTATTCAGACCCTGTTAGTTCCCTTTATGAGGGTAGTGCAGGAATTGCAAAAATGGTGGACTTAACACCATCCTGCTCCAGCTCTGCTAGTATTCCTGGATTCCCTTCAGCTTTGAAACGTGAGCCAAATGTGACTTGTCTTTTCACTTCATGTCCCAGAATTAGCAGGATTCCAGGGTTAGCTTCTGCTGAATCAGTGACTGGATTTGAAAAGAGCGTTTGGGACGGATGTGCTCTATGGAAGAAACCGTTGCAGATAAAAGAAGCATTTGTAACACACACGTCTTGCATTCAGGAACAAACTCTCAGTGATACTAATATGATTAAAGTGATGGTGGCCATGTTGCCAACGTGTTGTAGAAATGCCAGTGTTCCAGGGTTTCCTTCTGCACCACTGCAAAAGGATTCATATGTTCCAAGTATGACCAGTCTTCTACCTACATGCCCTCAACAGACAATAATTGCAGGCATGCCAGGTAGAGAAAGAGTTATGGTATATAATGACAACTGGCATATTTTGAGGGAATTAAGTTTAGATAGACCATTCAGAGGTAATCCTGTTCTGGTTCAGGAAAAGTCACATGAGGATAAAGAACATATAAAACATATGGTAGACATGTTACCATCTTGTCCCAGGAAGGAAACCATCCCTGGTTTTCCCTCTGTGCCAAGAAAAGAACCCAGTTTGCCTGGTGTTCTGTTTGCACCAAGCCAAGATCCTAACATGGCAGATATTTTGCCGTCTTGCCCAAAAAAAACTAGAGTCATTGGATTACCCTCTAAGGAGACAGTTAGTGCTCAAGGTGACTGTGTGGATATAATCAGACATGTATTGATGGAGAAGCCCTTGAGTAAAGCTGAAGTCTTTATTCTAGATATGTCCCCAGGTGCCACTCAGGATGTAGACAAAAGAGGAATTTTCAGCTCAGTGGCAATGTTGCCCTCATGCCCCATGAGAACTTGCCTTGTTGGTATGCCCAGAGCACCACAGAGGCTGTTACCGAGTATTGTCAGTCTTGCACCTGTATGCCCTAAACAGACCAGAACTCCTGGTATGCCATCTCGAGATCAAAACAGTTCAGAAAGCAGAGATTGGCATGCTTTGAGGCAATTAATTAACAAGAAACCAGAGAAGAAAACACAAGCCTGCATTTTTCACTGGATACCCATACATGCATTTATCCCTAAATATATGGTAGATATGTTGATAAGTTGCCCAAAAAGAGCCAGAGTTCATGGCTTACCCTCTGCTCCACGACACGAACCCAGTATGATTAATGTAATGCCTTCATTCCCCATGCATAGTGGAGTCCTTGGTTGGCCTTCAAAGACTGGACAAAATCTTCGTTTGTCCAGTTGCAAGGAATGGTTTGCTTCTAAAAGTTTACAGTGGGAGTGTCCACTTATCAAAAAGAAAGTGCAGAttctaaatgcatttttttgttttgataagaACACTGCTGAAAGTATGAGTGCAATA
Coding sequences within it:
- the ehbp1l1a gene encoding uncharacterized protein ehbp1l1a isoform X9, giving the protein MTSVWKRLQRVGKRASKFQFVASFQELTVECTKKWQPDKLRVVWIRRNRRHSTKLHSWQPGIKNPYRGLVLWQIPESLDITVTLFKEPTAEDFEDKDWTFVIENETKGRRKVLASADVNMKKFASATPAQYDLTLKLKPLSVKVVEATLKLNLSCIFLKEGKATDEDMQSLASLMSMKMSDIGNLDDFNDSDDEGGEERRASFGTGQITHVTASGSSSTRVHDLAWRPAIESGPTVTSEMDWKTSSGISSTISVPSRPPLPEPPDPSVPSFLRTRPPSTAQQARPSPYAYSLPAFTIAHPPALPKIFQPTAGSAPRRPHSFHSDSSPAEGLEAFSTFTPSKAVSTSFLSSTPSDPSLHHPAFSDTSQTACPSVWRPQNFPSFSSVSSSSSSSSAPVSSFPSIPPPPPASRQPKARLTSVGETGSALTRPTSLPSAPETASWQSEWRPPKSQAPLAQPALSPKFLHPSANDPGQPAVLQRQQTETLSSFSLPTGQSMEQKAQGGAGFVPSLRPQVTPAIESSLSPPFAPVLFGPPSSQPHIAQTAITSHSDQDAEFKRQLSTLSEEDNQCTTPTSPDPRAPASWRPELSRASERKRDAHFGIEVVKATAGPESMASLLPPSQRNPVAPGLKYFEMPKTQMDQTESRPGRTFPNIQPTFPPFTSASKQNPDFQDSTSASVKEPLVNPRSHLSKMSIQLGNPIAQPESAQHLPLSPSNPQPTRSLQEPLLHLPQTATTTDTKPLRRIGVAHKKEAVAMDSGNESMAASVSSYLKDTNSAFAPMVINKTPETQSGEQSIAKNSQWKKPQRDTQKISPAVPIPVMDEKTLCNMTASNQVTSRLDSDLGFFSAQQTTTDNLSKQREDLKVDFALFPTKSFVVHGLDPEQCMKKGRTDNVAGSMDKRPLSERDRLVKKELVLPSSEVSIEEKCTYISKVELGLLCPTGSTFSHSTSSAQPQVQLKRTVGMPSMIKLQSVCPQCSKIPGMPSLRQSQVLAWSNERSLFFQKLSSDRFPLLLYSDPVSSLYEGSAGIAKMVDLTPSCSSSASIPGFPSALKREPNVTCLFTSCPRISRIPGLASAESVTGFEKSVWDGCALWKKPLQIKEAFVTHTSCIQEQTLSDTNMIKVMVAMLPTCCRNASVPGFPSAPLQKDSYVPSMTSLLPTCPQQTIIAGMPGRERVMVYNDNWHILRELSLDRPFRGNPVLVQEKSHEDKEHIKHMVDMLPSCPRKETIPGFPSVPRKEPSLPGVLFAPSQDPNMADILPSCPKKTRVIGLPSKETVSAQGDCVDIIRHVLMEKPLSKAEVFILDMSPGATQDVDKRGIFSSVAMLPSCPMRTCLVGMPRAPQRLLPSIVSLAPVCPKQTRTPGMPSRDQNSSESRDWHALRQLINKKPEKKTQACIFHWIPIHAFIPKYMVDMLISCPKRARVHGLPSAPRHEPSMINVMPSFPMHSGVLGWPSKTGQNLRLSSCKEWFASKSLQWECPLIKKKVQILNAFFCFDKNTAESMSAILPSCPKNASVPGFPSSLTLTLAYGHTMVNLLPTCAKESRVPGMPLRHTTEQMEWLMKSESLLLPREKSADMLHLHDVNIFYFESDMILNMVSILPSCPRTACLPGFPSLPCQMLADIPSMINLLPNCPRHFRVCGIPSLFHSESDETEWSVDQSPVWERPLANAGRLPVIHDHKMYFREWAVVRIMVSMLPPCPKHSYIPGIPSKAGERLVKAEIKEALSMFKSLSTFPKHSKIPGLPAKNSAKEYEGWHVDRDVVWKIPFDRRYRVVHQDFTDKKMSCRDKEIMLSMLPSCPRQALNPGFPSAPRPQAVDAMVEKNPDMVQLVPCCPRQSSIIGFPSRVSVISDSEVAGWPVAIIKTQDCCPFYTKYCSLHKDIMKTIVFLEHSCPNIALSSGFTAVPPADVERLPNMVNIVPSCPKKASVLGVPSTHVHHSEHGWPRKKRIEKERENVARQQLPLEEYSPCKISATERSMHLIFPSQDVPEDVQQKMTIKSSTCPFEAIVKDLPSPNSKIQVDQPSSRINGIEMSWDEASPTRLDFDTKEIKSDVCSASERHKDEQGFWIPIEAEEIAALEKGNLHCRMWHSVPDMPLLLSVSRRWVALVCTVM